From Catenulispora sp. GP43, one genomic window encodes:
- a CDS encoding FtsX-like permease family protein has protein sequence MSSWGLALRVARREAWRNKKRSALVVAMLALPVAGASAADTLWHSSQITAEQKAVWQMGSYDALVTDVGIATYQTPDSNRSGPVQDASGNTPPPLRTGPASVADLAALLPAGSHVGRPESLYGSQVQIVNDSGRAWGQLEDADLADPKLAGTVDRVAGAAPASADEIALSSALAGQLHKGVGDTVAVRPSESDSGTIPQPKPMRVTGIYNSRQNPYDTIVFAQPGVLASQKSSGQTAFPIAVSGGVGWDLTKRLNAQGFLVTSKLLLADPPPRSQVPYYTAFPDGGFSGGSDKSTLAVLVIALSIVLLEVVLLAGPAFAVSARRRRRDFGLLGAAGADSRRLRRIVLADGVVLGAAGGVIGTVAGIAGAAAVLPWFGHYSQQALGGFRLKPLELLAAAAVGVLTGLAAAVAPAIATARQDVLVALTGRRGQSAPPWKLPLIGLVGALLGTALILFGAWHHGNAVIVAAGVFLAELGLVACTPVLVAWSGRLARLLPLTGRLALRDGARNRGRTAPAVAAIMAAVAGATTVAMVINSDDAQQRHYYTSQLRAGQAVASLDGGATSVTPAAADRLLGQISTVLPTRQAAILQGVGYGDGQTQPATPDVVRTPENMCPENLNGAAIAKDPRCSSHGGSEQFDTGAARVVSGGPELLRVLLDRTDPAAEATLAAGGAVVFDKYDLADSGPKPTVEIAVNASCQQQQTCPGPTAKTTLPAAFVDSPRWDVSVVVAPGTLSKLGVTFTPMALLFDTTRMPTSQEEQHADNLVGAAGIQQRFYVERGYQSQTWVGLLALAAVAGVVMLGAAAVATGLAITDAQADLETLAAIGARPRVRRLLAGSQAAVTAGLGAVLGVAFGLLPAIGIIEAGAQQIAANPNNTLNAQQTQFAPPWLYLGAVVVALPVLAAVGAAGFTRSRIEMRRRRG, from the coding sequence ATGAGCAGCTGGGGACTGGCACTGCGGGTGGCCCGCCGGGAGGCGTGGCGAAACAAGAAACGCTCAGCCCTGGTGGTGGCGATGCTCGCACTACCGGTCGCCGGCGCCTCAGCAGCCGACACACTGTGGCACAGCTCGCAGATCACGGCCGAACAAAAGGCCGTCTGGCAGATGGGCAGCTACGACGCCCTCGTCACCGACGTCGGCATCGCAACGTACCAGACCCCTGATTCGAACAGGTCCGGACCGGTACAGGACGCGTCCGGGAACACCCCGCCGCCGCTGCGCACGGGGCCGGCGAGCGTGGCCGATCTGGCCGCGCTACTGCCCGCCGGGTCGCACGTCGGCCGGCCGGAGTCGCTGTACGGATCGCAGGTGCAGATCGTCAACGACTCGGGCCGGGCGTGGGGGCAGCTGGAGGACGCCGACCTCGCTGATCCGAAGCTGGCCGGCACCGTCGACCGGGTCGCCGGCGCCGCGCCGGCCTCCGCCGACGAGATCGCGCTGAGCAGCGCGCTGGCCGGGCAGCTGCACAAGGGGGTCGGCGACACCGTCGCCGTCCGTCCCTCCGAGTCCGACAGCGGCACGATCCCGCAGCCGAAGCCCATGCGCGTGACCGGGATATACAACAGCAGGCAGAATCCCTACGACACCATCGTTTTCGCCCAGCCCGGGGTGCTGGCCTCGCAGAAGTCCTCCGGCCAGACGGCCTTCCCCATCGCGGTGTCCGGCGGCGTCGGCTGGGATCTGACAAAGCGTCTGAACGCGCAGGGCTTCCTCGTGACCTCCAAACTGCTTCTGGCCGATCCGCCGCCCCGGTCGCAGGTCCCGTACTACACGGCCTTTCCCGACGGCGGATTCAGCGGCGGCAGTGACAAGTCGACGCTGGCCGTGCTCGTGATCGCGTTGTCCATCGTGTTGCTGGAAGTGGTGCTGCTGGCCGGGCCGGCGTTCGCCGTGAGCGCGCGCCGCAGACGCCGGGACTTCGGCCTGCTCGGCGCGGCCGGCGCGGACAGCCGGCGGCTGCGCCGGATCGTGCTCGCCGACGGCGTGGTCCTCGGCGCGGCCGGCGGCGTGATCGGCACGGTGGCCGGCATCGCGGGCGCGGCGGCGGTCCTGCCGTGGTTCGGGCACTACTCGCAGCAGGCGCTGGGCGGGTTCCGGCTCAAGCCGCTGGAGCTGCTGGCCGCGGCGGCGGTCGGCGTCCTCACCGGGCTGGCGGCGGCGGTGGCCCCGGCCATCGCGACCGCGCGCCAGGACGTCCTGGTCGCGCTGACCGGACGGCGCGGACAGTCGGCCCCACCGTGGAAGCTGCCGCTGATCGGGCTGGTCGGCGCGCTGCTGGGCACGGCCCTAATCCTGTTCGGGGCGTGGCACCACGGCAACGCGGTCATCGTCGCGGCCGGGGTGTTCCTGGCCGAGCTGGGCCTGGTGGCCTGCACGCCGGTGCTGGTGGCGTGGTCGGGCAGACTGGCCCGGCTGCTCCCGCTGACCGGCCGGCTGGCGCTGCGCGACGGCGCCCGCAACCGCGGCCGCACCGCACCGGCGGTGGCCGCGATCATGGCCGCCGTGGCCGGGGCCACGACGGTGGCCATGGTCATCAACTCCGACGACGCGCAGCAGCGGCACTACTACACCAGCCAGCTGCGCGCGGGGCAGGCCGTGGCCTCGCTCGACGGCGGCGCGACCAGCGTCACCCCGGCGGCGGCCGACCGTCTGCTCGGGCAGATCAGCACGGTGCTGCCGACCAGGCAGGCCGCGATCCTGCAGGGCGTCGGCTACGGGGACGGCCAGACGCAGCCCGCGACACCGGACGTGGTCCGCACACCGGAGAACATGTGCCCGGAGAATCTGAACGGTGCGGCGATAGCCAAGGATCCGCGCTGTAGCTCGCACGGCGGGTCGGAGCAGTTCGATACAGGTGCCGCACGGGTGGTGTCAGGCGGCCCCGAGCTGCTGCGAGTACTGCTGGACCGTACGGATCCGGCTGCCGAGGCGACGCTGGCGGCGGGCGGCGCGGTCGTCTTCGACAAGTACGACCTGGCCGACAGCGGGCCGAAGCCGACCGTCGAGATCGCCGTCAACGCGAGCTGCCAACAGCAGCAGACGTGCCCCGGGCCCACCGCGAAAACCACGCTGCCCGCGGCGTTCGTGGACAGCCCGCGCTGGGACGTGTCGGTCGTGGTGGCGCCGGGCACGTTGAGCAAGCTCGGGGTCACGTTCACGCCGATGGCCCTGCTGTTCGACACCACGCGCATGCCGACCTCTCAGGAGGAGCAACACGCCGACAACCTCGTCGGGGCGGCGGGAATCCAGCAGCGGTTCTACGTCGAGCGCGGCTACCAGAGCCAGACGTGGGTGGGCCTGCTCGCCCTCGCGGCGGTGGCCGGGGTGGTGATGCTTGGCGCGGCGGCGGTGGCCACCGGTCTGGCCATCACCGACGCCCAGGCCGACCTGGAGACGCTGGCCGCGATCGGCGCGCGCCCCCGGGTCCGGCGGCTGCTGGCCGGCTCGCAGGCCGCGGTCACCGCGGGGCTGGGGGCGGTGCTGGGCGTGGCGTTCGGGCTGCTGCCGGCGATCGGGATCATCGAGGCCGGCGCCCAGCAGATCGCGGCGAATCCGAACAACACGCTGAACGCGCAGCAGACGCAGTTCGCGCCGCCCTGGCTGTACCTCGGCGCGGTGGTCGTGGCGCTGCCGGTGCTGGCGGCGGTCGGGGCCGCCGGGTTCACGCGGTCGCGGATCGAGATGCGGCGGCGGCGCGGGTGA
- a CDS encoding ABC transporter ATP-binding protein: MSSTAILELRKVTRTHGKGPAEVHALRGVDLTVQAGELVAVMGPSGSGKSTLLSLAGGLDTPSSGDILVEQTPLASQSKAQLAAIRRRSVGYVFQDYNLIPALTAAENVALPRELDGIPARKARQEALTALGEVGLQAEADRFPDEMSGGQQQRVAIARALIGQRRLILTDEPTGALDTETGEAVLRLLRKRCDEGAAGVLVTHEARHAAWADRIVFIRDGLIVDESAPSQRPEDLLVGGEAQA, encoded by the coding sequence ATGAGCAGCACAGCGATTCTGGAACTACGCAAGGTCACCCGGACCCACGGCAAAGGCCCCGCCGAGGTACACGCGCTACGCGGTGTGGACCTGACCGTGCAGGCCGGGGAACTGGTGGCGGTGATGGGCCCGTCCGGCTCAGGCAAGTCCACACTGCTGTCACTGGCCGGCGGCCTGGACACCCCCTCCAGCGGCGACATACTGGTCGAGCAGACACCGCTGGCCTCCCAGTCCAAGGCACAGCTCGCCGCGATCCGGCGGCGCTCGGTCGGCTACGTCTTCCAGGACTACAACCTGATTCCAGCGCTGACCGCCGCCGAAAACGTGGCCCTGCCCCGGGAACTGGACGGCATCCCAGCCCGCAAAGCACGACAGGAAGCCCTTACCGCACTGGGGGAAGTGGGGCTACAGGCCGAGGCGGACCGGTTCCCCGACGAGATGTCCGGTGGCCAACAGCAGCGGGTGGCCATCGCCAGGGCGCTGATCGGACAGCGGCGCCTGATCCTCACCGATGAACCCACCGGCGCGTTGGACACCGAGACCGGCGAGGCGGTGCTGCGCCTACTGCGCAAACGCTGCGACGAAGGCGCCGCCGGCGTCCTGGTCACCCACGAGGCCCGACACGCCGCCTGGGCCGACCGCATCGTGTTCATCCGCGACGGCCTCATCGTCGACGAATCCGCACCATCGCAGCGTCCTGAGGACCTGCTGGTCGGCGGCGAGGCCCAGGCATGA